The following are encoded in a window of Candidatus Brocadia sp. genomic DNA:
- the mltG gene encoding endolytic transglycosylase MltG: MNLQEISSKLSDRGVIKSRWAFAFFVKFLNKTREIKYGDYIFNEPVSVFGIISRMVRGEFGVKLVKIRVPEGSDNRDIAEIFSGFENFNKAEFLDKAKNHEGYLFPDTYLIPSTAETDEIIEAMRDNFNAKIGKVDHEIVTMASLIEKESSQGKERKIISGILWKRLKIGMPLQVDAVFPYLTRREKIFLADLKINSPYNTYLHKGLPPGPIANPGPNAIDAALHPQKSPYLYYLHDKSGRIHFAKTYKEHFKNKEKYLK; the protein is encoded by the coding sequence ATGAACCTGCAGGAAATTTCGTCCAAACTAAGCGACAGGGGCGTGATAAAAAGCAGGTGGGCGTTCGCTTTCTTTGTAAAGTTTTTAAATAAAACCAGGGAGATAAAATACGGGGATTATATTTTTAACGAGCCTGTATCGGTCTTCGGGATTATCAGCCGAATGGTAAGAGGGGAATTTGGCGTTAAGTTAGTTAAGATTAGGGTGCCGGAAGGATCGGATAACAGAGACATCGCCGAAATTTTTAGCGGTTTTGAAAATTTTAACAAGGCAGAGTTTCTTGATAAAGCAAAAAATCATGAGGGATATCTTTTCCCGGATACTTATCTTATTCCATCTACTGCTGAAACAGATGAAATTATCGAGGCGATGAGAGATAATTTTAATGCCAAAATCGGCAAAGTCGATCATGAAATTGTGACGATGGCCTCATTGATAGAAAAAGAATCGTCGCAAGGAAAAGAAAGGAAAATAATATCCGGCATCTTGTGGAAAAGGCTAAAAATAGGCATGCCACTGCAAGTTGATGCCGTTTTTCCTTATCTTACACGGAGAGAAAAAATTTTTCTTGCTGATTTAAAAATTAATTCCCCTTATAACACATATTTGCATAAAGGCCTGCCGCCGGGGCCAATAGCCAACCCGGGACCAAATGCCATAGATGCCGCCCTGCATCCCCAAAAATCGCCTTACCTTTATTATCTCCATGATAAAAGCGGCCGAATCCATTTTGCCAAA
- the cax gene encoding calcium/proton exchanger has translation MLSNYRLTLIFFKEFKNARIISLFPKFSFWHYLLLLIPVTIIAHNYQFPAVITFILAAAVLVPLAHFLGEATEVISEKTGEHLSGIINATFGNAAELVIAILAIKSGLIDIVKYSLIGSIIGNILLILGLSLFIGGVKFGELRLSPIITGTTTIHLSMAAMCFVVPSIFAREDSILALHKYSIGIAVVLLMVYFVGVFYTMVNRENKEASQVIHEAIEATAPPWSMTKSLVILILATGGLVYMSEILVHQIEPLVESTHIPPAFVGLIILPLVGNVAEHSVAVGTALKNKINLSLAIAAESSVQIALFVSPVCVLIAGLFGQNFNLIFNKIELITLAMSIGGTWLVVHDNKSNWWEGFSLLSFYLIIAITAYFL, from the coding sequence ATACTATCAAATTACCGTTTAACATTGATTTTTTTTAAAGAGTTTAAAAACGCAAGGATCATATCATTGTTCCCCAAATTCAGCTTCTGGCATTATCTTCTGCTGCTTATACCTGTCACCATTATTGCCCATAATTATCAATTTCCTGCAGTCATTACCTTTATCTTGGCTGCAGCCGTCCTGGTGCCACTAGCCCACTTCCTGGGAGAGGCAACGGAGGTAATTTCCGAAAAGACCGGTGAACATCTTTCTGGCATTATCAACGCCACCTTTGGTAATGCAGCAGAGTTGGTCATTGCAATCCTTGCCATTAAAAGCGGTTTAATCGATATTGTGAAATATTCTTTGATTGGCTCAATTATCGGTAATATCCTGCTCATTCTGGGGTTAAGTCTCTTCATTGGTGGCGTAAAATTCGGTGAATTGAGGCTGAGTCCCATCATTACCGGGACAACGACTATCCACCTCTCCATGGCTGCCATGTGTTTTGTGGTACCTTCTATCTTTGCAAGAGAGGACTCGATATTAGCCCTCCACAAGTATAGCATTGGCATTGCCGTGGTTCTGCTCATGGTCTACTTTGTAGGGGTATTTTATACCATGGTAAATCGTGAAAACAAAGAGGCGTCACAAGTCATTCATGAGGCCATCGAGGCTACGGCACCTCCATGGAGTATGACAAAGAGTCTGGTTATCCTGATTTTAGCGACGGGTGGACTTGTCTATATGTCTGAGATATTGGTACATCAGATAGAACCTCTTGTGGAATCTACCCATATCCCGCCTGCCTTTGTTGGTTTGATCATCCTGCCGCTTGTCGGTAACGTTGCGGAACATTCAGTTGCTGTTGGTACCGCTCTAAAGAACAAGATCAACCTGAGCCTGGCCATTGCAGCAGAAAGCAGCGTGCAGATTGCCCTCTTCGTTTCACCCGTCTGTGTCCTTATCGCAGGCCTCTTCGGTCAAAATTTTAACCTGATTTTTAACAAGATCGAGTTGATTACCCTCGCTATGTCCATCGGCGGCACCTGGCTCGTCGTCCATGACAACAAGAGCAACTGGTGGGAGGGCTTTTCCCTGTTATCCTTCTATCTTATCATCGCCATCACCGCGTATTTTTTATAG